In Aquiflexum balticum DSM 16537, a single genomic region encodes these proteins:
- a CDS encoding vWA domain-containing protein yields the protein MIWAYPDLNLIIILAFLFGLLYFIYLFRFYLINKKLEVKKHRLFFKILLRFSYFFLFLIALAGPSIGTALKEIKEEGKDIFIAIDLSQSMNATDIGPSRLQRVKYELKNLVKNFSGDRIGLIIFSSEAFVQCPLTFDQNVIQLHLDGLNTGLVPNQGTDISAPLNMALDKFSLENSPDVNSKSVILISDGEDFAENFGDLTEKLSDQGVKVFTLGVGTGQGSTIPRGNSRIIDPKTNQPAISRLDSNNLKLIASQTGGQYFELSDEVQEIPDLISAIERQEGTVTGTRMVEASANKYFYFLLIGLGLALIDLMLPIKTINL from the coding sequence ATGATTTGGGCATATCCTGATTTGAATTTGATAATTATCCTGGCTTTCCTGTTTGGACTGCTGTATTTTATTTACCTATTTCGTTTTTATTTAATCAATAAAAAACTGGAAGTAAAAAAGCACAGGCTGTTTTTTAAAATATTATTGAGGTTTTCTTACTTCTTTCTGTTTTTGATTGCACTTGCGGGTCCTTCAATAGGAACTGCCCTCAAAGAAATAAAAGAGGAAGGTAAAGATATTTTCATTGCTATTGACCTTTCTCAATCGATGAACGCGACAGATATTGGTCCGAGCAGACTTCAAAGGGTTAAATATGAGCTTAAAAATTTAGTAAAGAATTTTTCAGGAGACAGGATCGGGCTTATCATATTCAGTTCAGAGGCTTTTGTTCAATGCCCCCTAACATTCGATCAAAACGTGATTCAGCTTCATCTCGATGGACTCAACACAGGCCTGGTTCCAAATCAGGGAACAGATATCAGCGCTCCACTCAACATGGCATTGGATAAATTCAGTCTGGAAAATTCTCCTGATGTCAATTCCAAATCTGTGATATTAATTTCAGATGGGGAAGATTTTGCAGAAAATTTTGGAGACCTTACGGAGAAACTCAGCGATCAGGGAGTAAAAGTTTTCACTTTGGGTGTAGGGACCGGACAAGGGAGTACAATTCCAAGGGGAAACTCCAGAATTATAGACCCAAAAACCAATCAACCTGCAATTTCAAGATTGGACTCAAATAATCTAAAACTGATTGCAAGTCAGACAGGTGGTCAGTATTTTGAACTCAGTGATGAAGTTCAGGAGATACCCGATCTGATATCGGCAATAGAGCGTCAGGAAGGTACTGTCACAGGTACCAGAATGGTAGAGGCCTCTGCCAACAAATACTTTTATTTTCTATTGATTGGATTGGGCTTGGCGTTAATAGATTTAATGCTCCCAATAAAAACCATAAACCTTTAA